A single region of the Lycium barbarum isolate Lr01 chromosome 2, ASM1917538v2, whole genome shotgun sequence genome encodes:
- the LOC132628708 gene encoding B3 domain-containing protein At4g01580-like produces the protein MGLVASSSSLVHPPRPRPQMLMGGNRNQRGTPSPSESQHHIHAFAERTDPESSPDTTPDVVSLEVPSGEKWGVKLQNSDCVTWLKKGWNQFREYYSIGFGYFLLFKYNGNSHFSVLIFDLIASEIEYSSIPNEDMTLENVVNIVGDGSHKKKACRSETQNNS, from the exons ATGGGGTTAGTAGCTAGTTCTTCATCATTGGTACACCCTCCAAGGCCAAGACCACAGATGTTAATGGGCGGCAATAGAAACCAAAGAGGAACGCCTAGTCCAAGTGAGTCCCAGCATCATATTCATGCGTTTGCTGAGCGAACGGATcctgagtcttctcctgatactACTCCAG acgttgtgtcccttgAGGTCCCAAGTGGCGAAAAATGGGGAGTAAAATTGCAAAACTCTGATTGCGTGACATGGTTGAAGAAGGGTTGGAATCAGTTTAGAGAGTACTATTCAATTGGTTTTGGTTACTTTTTACTCTTCAAGTATAATGGAAACTCTCATTTCTCTGTCCTCATATTTGATTTAATTGCTTCCGAGATTGAATACTCTTCTATCCCAAATGAAGATATGACACTGGAGAATGTTGTAAATATAGTGGGTGATGGTAGTCACAAAAAGAAGGCATGCAGgtctgagacacagaataattcatga